In Ilumatobacter fluminis, the following proteins share a genomic window:
- a CDS encoding cell division protein FtsQ/DivIB, producing the protein MSDLPGHDHDPDPAALDELRRAFGDEATRPTQPNPVVRRDDEPSGGDRTEATPDEPVGSPELAALARGVRTDHEPTPPGLAEEPDESHESTSDPEEQAAGETIETVETVESVETRPATRSDGEEHDDEHGDEHDDEHNAEPGTRRDAGLDDDAAADQDAEHHTDDDGGSGRESAREPARESDGEHVEHDPTPEAEPAALPEAPAPTIIRIDDYSGSTTIDPDDPGPARLGEHTTTDRADRDADGRADGDTAGGGVISISVDDDLPDPVYVEGNLDRDGGGTIVFIENDETGDTLAPESERDMRRGIEPRMRERRVAVKRAQGRRRLKRVLLIVGIVVIVVGGLAVLGSPLFAVREDNVEIYGAVYSRGEEFDAVVDDAVGTPVLRVDTTQLEDDLEAIPWIEQAQVTTQFPYGLTIDVRERAAVSTYQGPDGRFRVLDRDGRVLDVIEDGYPYAYVLIGGPDAVDLEPGEFAPQGYAAASELAKNLTSSVRGNVVRIEVFSDGSRLELQLDDGSTIFFGEARDILAKLVRLEAVLANGEEREPGLIDVSTSDVTR; encoded by the coding sequence GTGAGCGATCTCCCCGGACACGATCACGATCCCGACCCGGCCGCGCTCGACGAGTTGCGGCGTGCGTTCGGCGACGAGGCGACCCGTCCGACCCAGCCGAACCCGGTCGTCCGTCGAGACGACGAGCCATCCGGTGGCGACCGCACCGAGGCGACGCCGGACGAGCCGGTCGGATCGCCCGAGCTCGCGGCGCTGGCTCGCGGCGTCCGCACCGACCACGAACCCACGCCACCCGGACTCGCCGAGGAGCCGGACGAATCTCACGAGTCGACCTCGGACCCGGAGGAACAAGCGGCCGGCGAGACGATCGAGACCGTCGAAACGGTCGAATCGGTCGAGACGAGGCCCGCGACGCGCTCCGACGGCGAGGAACACGACGACGAACACGGCGACGAACACGACGACGAACACAACGCCGAACCCGGGACCCGGCGTGACGCAGGTCTCGACGACGACGCTGCCGCCGATCAGGACGCGGAGCATCACACGGACGATGACGGCGGCTCCGGCCGCGAGTCCGCCCGCGAGCCCGCCCGCGAGTCAGACGGCGAACACGTCGAGCACGATCCGACCCCGGAAGCCGAGCCTGCGGCCCTCCCCGAGGCCCCCGCACCGACGATCATCCGGATCGACGACTACAGCGGTTCGACCACCATCGATCCCGACGACCCTGGTCCGGCCCGTCTCGGCGAACACACCACGACCGATCGAGCCGACCGCGATGCAGATGGCCGCGCCGATGGTGATACCGCCGGCGGCGGCGTCATCTCGATCTCGGTCGACGACGACCTGCCCGATCCGGTCTACGTCGAGGGCAACCTCGATCGCGACGGCGGCGGCACGATCGTCTTCATCGAGAACGACGAAACCGGTGACACGTTGGCGCCGGAGTCCGAACGCGACATGCGTCGTGGCATCGAGCCTCGCATGCGGGAGCGGCGTGTCGCCGTCAAGCGCGCCCAGGGGCGCCGGCGGCTCAAGCGGGTGCTCCTGATCGTCGGGATCGTCGTGATCGTCGTCGGCGGACTGGCGGTGCTCGGTTCTCCACTGTTCGCCGTTCGCGAGGACAATGTCGAGATCTACGGCGCCGTCTACTCCCGCGGTGAGGAGTTCGATGCCGTGGTCGACGACGCCGTCGGCACGCCGGTGCTCCGCGTCGACACGACCCAGCTCGAAGACGACCTGGAGGCGATCCCGTGGATCGAACAAGCCCAGGTCACGACCCAGTTCCCGTACGGGCTGACGATCGACGTGCGCGAGCGTGCCGCCGTCTCCACCTACCAGGGGCCCGACGGGCGGTTCCGGGTGCTCGACCGGGACGGCCGGGTGCTCGACGTGATCGAGGACGGGTACCCGTACGCCTACGTGCTGATCGGTGGTCCGGACGCCGTCGATCTCGAACCCGGCGAGTTCGCCCCGCAGGGTTACGCCGCGGCGTCCGAACTCGCCAAGAACCTCACCAGCTCGGTGCGCGGCAACGTGGTGCGCATCGAGGTCTTCTCCGACGGGTCGCGCCTCGAACTGCAACTCGACGACGGCTCGACGATCTTCTTCGGTGAGGCGCGCGACATCCTCGCCAAGCTGGTCCGACTCGAGGCGGTGCTCGCCAACGGCGAGGAACGCGAGCCCGGTCTGATCGACGTCTCGACGTCCGATGTCACCCGATGA